A single Choristoneura fumiferana chromosome 9, NRCan_CFum_1, whole genome shotgun sequence DNA region contains:
- the LOC141431483 gene encoding LOW QUALITY PROTEIN: leucine-zipper-like transcriptional regulator 1 (The sequence of the model RefSeq protein was modified relative to this genomic sequence to represent the inferred CDS: inserted 2 bases in 1 codon) — protein MPEKLRDANPGSNLRSSAEPVPRSAHGAAVYDDKLWIFAGYDGNARLNDMWTINLVGEVRQWERVEQKGQCPPTCCNFPVAVARGKMFVFSGQSGAKITNALFQFDFETHTWSRVCTEHLLRCAGPAPARRYGHVMLAHGRHLYVFGGAADNTLPSDLHCFDLDTQMWSIVNPAHESQVPVGRLFHAGAVVGDAMFVFGGTVDNNVRSGELFRFQLSDYPRCTLHDDFGRILKSQQFCDVVVLVGADEVAVLAHQAMLAARSQYLRTRIKEAREELAKRIAEGVEKPMEVYSYKATPRLILKLPEATPEAFNMVLNYIYTDRIDPTEKDEDPAXPATVLLVMEVLRLALRLNIPRLRGLCARFLRANLCYSNVLPALHAAHHANLSSVKEYCLRFLVKDYNFTPIVMSAEFESMEQSLMVEVIRRRQQPPAKLTGHQEVVEDITGTTLEQDMCVFLSGAGAELSDVRLRVSGASRPAHRSILAARAAYFEAMFRSFSPQDNTVNIQICDTVPSEEAFDSLLRYIYYGDTNMPTEDSLYLFQAPIYYGFTNNRLQVFCKHNLQSNVTPENVLAILQAADRMRATDIKEYALKMIVHHFPLVARQESIRVLAQPLLVDIVMALAEERRTDTPLPLQPRSLPSSSSADTLTDDHDYVRNKTRSEFSNYW, from the exons ATGCCTGAAAAACTTAGAGATGCAAATCCAGGTTCGAACCTACGGTCCTCTGC AGAGCCGGTGCCGCGGTCGGCGCATGGCGCTGCCGTTTACGACGACAAACTGTGGATATTCGCTGGATACGACGGCAACGCGCGTCTGAACGACATGTGGACTATCAACCTTGTG GGTGAAGTCCGGCAATGGGAGCGCGTGGAACAAAAAGGTCAATGCCCCCCGACATGTTGCAACTTCCCGGTGGCGGTGGCGCGCGGCAAGATGTTCGTCTTCAGCGGACAGAGCGGCGCTAAGATCACAAACGCGCTCTTCCAGTTCGACTTTGAAACACACAC TTGGAGCCGCGTGTGCACGGAGCACTTGTTGCGGTGCGCggggccggcgccggcgcgccgCTACGGGCACGTGATGCTGGCGCACGGCCGGCACCTGTACGTGTTCGGCGGCGCCGCCGACAACACGCTGCCGAGTGATCTGCACTGCTTCGACCTCGACACGCAGATGTG GTCAATAGTGAACCCAGCGCACGAGTCGCAAGTGCCGGTGGGGCGGCTGTTCCACGCGGGGGCGGTGGTCGGCGACGCCATGTTCGTGTTTGGAGGCACCGTCGATAACAACGTGCGCAGCGGGGAGCTGTTCCGCTTCCAG TTGTCGGATTACCCCCGCTGCACTCTGCACGACGACTTCGGCCGCATCCTCAAGTCGCAGCAGTTCTGCGACGTGGTGGTGTTGGTTGGGGCCGACGAAGTGGCGGTGCTGGCCCATCAGGCCATGCTCGCCGCTCGCTCGCAGTACCTGAGGACTCGCATCAA GGAAGCTCGTGAAGAGCTAGCGAAGCGCATCGCCGAAGGGGTAGAGAAGCCAATGGAGGTGTATTCTTACAAGGCCACACCGCGACTCATTCTCAAACTACCGGAGGCCACTCCGGAGGCTTTTAACATGGTGCTGAACTATATTTACACAGACAGGATCGATCCTACTGAGAAAG ACGAAGATCCAGC TCCGGCCACAGTGTTGCTAGTGATGGAGGTGCTCCGTCTCGCTCTACGACTGAACATCCCGCGACTCCGCGGACTGTGCGCGCGGTTTCTACGAGCCAACTTGTGCTACAGCAACGTATTGCCTGCTTTACACGCGGCGCATCATGCCAACTTGAGCTCTGTCAAGGAGTACTGTCTCAG GTTTCTAGTGAAGGACTACAACTTCACGCCGATAGTGATGTCGGCAGAGTTTGAGTCGATGGAACAGAGCCTGATGGTGGAGGTGATTCGACGCCGTCAGCAGCCTCCCGCCAAACTGACTGGCCACCAGGAGGTCGTCGAAGATATCACTG GCACAACGTTAGAGCAAGACATGTGCGTGTTTTTGAGCGGCGCTGGCGCAGAGCTGAGCGACGTGCGTCTGCGAGTGTCCGGAGCGTCTCGGCCCGCGCATCGCTCCATCCTCGCCGCCAGAGCCGCCTATTTTGAAGCCATGTTCAGGTCGTTCTCACCACAAGACAACACTGTCAAT ATCCAAATCTGTGACACAGTGCCCTCAGAGGAGGCGTTTGATTCGCTCCTCCGCTATATTTACTACGGAGACACGAACATGCCCACAGAGGACTCCCTGTACCTATTTCAAGCGCCTATATATTACG GTTTCACGAACAACCGGCTGCAAGTGTTCTGCAAGCACAATCTACAGAGCAACGTCACCCCGGAAAATGTTCTGGCGATACTACAAGCGGCGGACAGGATGCGCGCTACTGACATCAAAGAATATGCGCTCAAGATGATCGTACATCACTTTCCACtg GTGGCCCGCCAAGAATCGATCCGCGTGCTAGCACAACCATTGCTGGTGGATATCGTGATGGCTCTCGCCGAAGAGCGCCGCACCGACACGCCGCTGCCGCTGCAGCCGCGATCGCTGCCGTCCTCATCCTCCGCAGACACGCTCACCGACGACCACGATTACGTCCGAAATAAGACCCGGTCTGAGTTCTCTAACTACTGGTAA
- the ox gene encoding ubiquinol-cytochrome C reductase complex subunit oxen, which produces MSMFGALNRSVFKRTSTFLLVVAGGSFFFERTFDLVAVSIFESINKGKLWKDVQHKFSQ; this is translated from the coding sequence atgtcgaTGTTTGGGGCTCTAAATCGCAGCGTCTTCAAAAGGACGTCTACATTCCTGCTGGTCGTCGCTGGAGGTTCCTTCTTCTTTGAACGAACCTTCGACTTAGTTGCCGTTTCCATCTTCGAGAGCATAAACAAGGGTAAACTCTGGAAGGATGTTCAGCACAAATTTAGCCAATAA